In the Anaerostipes caccae L1-92 genome, ACGTAAACCGGCCATCCGTTTTTCTGTGGGTCTGCACCGGGATTTCGTTTGACAAGATGTAAGACAGCAATTAAACTAAAAAACAGATAGTCAAGGAAGAAAAGGTGGATCCATGAATATATTAAACATAGAACATATCAGTAAAACTTTTGGAGATAAGACCATATTCGATGACGTCTCTTTAGGAGTACATCAGGGAGATAAGATCGGAGTGCTGGGCGTCAACGGGACAGGAAAATCAACTCTGTTAAAGATCATTGCAGGACAGGAAACGGCTGACGAGGGAGAGGTGATCTTCGGCAGAGGTATCCGCACGGCTTTTCTCCCACAGAACCCGGAGTTTCCGGACGGGGCAAAGGTGCTGTCTTATGTGACGGAAGGGAAACATGATCCGGATGGGAATGAGCCGGTGAGTGAGGCCAAGACGATTCTTACAAAACTTGGAATCTGTGATTTCGATGAATCTGTGGATCATCTGTCCGGCGGGCAGAAGAAAAGAGCCGCGCTGGCCCGGACCCTTGTGGACCCGGCGGATGTACTGATCCTGGACGAGCCAACCAACCATATAGACAATGACATGGCCCTCTGGCTGGAAGATTATCTGAACCGGTTTAAGGGAGTCCTGATCATGGTGACCCATGACCGCTATTTTCTGGACCGCGTAACCAATAAAATCGCAGAGATAGACGAGGGAAAGCTGTACACCTATGACTCCAACTACTCAGGATTTTTGGCTTTAAAGACACAGAGAGAAGAGATGGAACTGGCCACGGAGCGCAAACGCCAGAGTCTTCTGCGGACCGAATTGGAATGGGTGAAGAGAGGGCCTCAGGGCAGGGGGACTAAACAGAAAGCAAGGCTTGACCGGTATGAACAGCTGAAAAACATGGAAGGCCCCAGGGAAGTCCAGAACGTTGAGATGGATTCTGTGGGCACGAGACTCGGAAAGAAGACGATTGAACTCCATCGGATTTCCAAGGCATACGGGGAGAAAGAGCTCATAAAAGACTTTACCTATATCTTGTTAAGGGATGACCGGCTGGGAATCATTGGGCCGAATGGCTGCGGCAAATCCACTCTGATGAAGATCATAACGGGACGTCTGGCCCCGGACACCGGAGAGGTTGTGACCGGGGATACAGTAAAGATCGGATATTTTGCACAGGAAAATGAAGACATGGAGGACGGCATCCGAGTCATCGACTATATCCGGGATGTGGCTGATTATATTCAGACACCCGGCGGGAAGATCAGTGCGTCTCAGATGCTTGAACGTTTTTTATTCACGCCTTCCATGCAGTACACACCTCTGTCCAAACTTTCGGGAGGAGAAAAGAGGAGGCTCTATCTGCTCAAAGTTCTGATGGATGCGCCGAACGTGCTTGTACTTGATGAGCCAACCAACGATCTGGACATAGCAACTCTGAGAATCCTTGAGGATTACCTGGATTCTTTTCAGGGGATCGTTTTGGCTGTCTCCCATGACCGCTATTTTCTGGACCGCATCGCCGGCCGGATTTTTGCATTTGAGGGCGGCGGTGAGATAAAGCAGTATGAGGGCGGGTATACAGACTATCTGAGAGCAGGAAAACCGGCGGAGGAGCCAAAGCCAAAGGAAAAAACGGATAAGAAATCATGGAAACAGAAAGATACCAGGCTGAAGTTTTCATATAAAGAACAGAGAGAATATGAAACTATAGATGAGGACATTGAACGGCTGGAAGAAAAAATCATATCTGTCGGACAGCAGATGGAGGAAAACGCCAGCCAGTATACAAGGCTCGCAGAACTGACGGAAGAAAAGTCGAAACTCGAGGAGCAGCTCAACGAAAAGATGGAGCGGTGGGTTTACCTGAACGATTTGGCAGAGAAAATTGAATCCCAGAATTCCTGAGAGGTGGATATGAATGAAGAAGAGTAAAAAACATAGCAGGGTAAAGTTTCTGTGTGCGGTTCTTTTGTGTGCTTTGCTCGGTGGAAGCCTGTCTGCCTGCCAAGTGCATGAGTCTGACGAGGCAGAGAATCCTAAGTATGTGATCGGTGTCGTGACAAAATCACGGAGCAGTGAATACTGGATGTCAGTCTGTTCCGGCATGGAAAAAGCGGCTTCAGACCTGGGGGTAAAGGTCATTATTATGTCTCC is a window encoding:
- a CDS encoding ABC-F family ATP-binding cassette domain-containing protein, giving the protein MNILNIEHISKTFGDKTIFDDVSLGVHQGDKIGVLGVNGTGKSTLLKIIAGQETADEGEVIFGRGIRTAFLPQNPEFPDGAKVLSYVTEGKHDPDGNEPVSEAKTILTKLGICDFDESVDHLSGGQKKRAALARTLVDPADVLILDEPTNHIDNDMALWLEDYLNRFKGVLIMVTHDRYFLDRVTNKIAEIDEGKLYTYDSNYSGFLALKTQREEMELATERKRQSLLRTELEWVKRGPQGRGTKQKARLDRYEQLKNMEGPREVQNVEMDSVGTRLGKKTIELHRISKAYGEKELIKDFTYILLRDDRLGIIGPNGCGKSTLMKIITGRLAPDTGEVVTGDTVKIGYFAQENEDMEDGIRVIDYIRDVADYIQTPGGKISASQMLERFLFTPSMQYTPLSKLSGGEKRRLYLLKVLMDAPNVLVLDEPTNDLDIATLRILEDYLDSFQGIVLAVSHDRYFLDRIAGRIFAFEGGGEIKQYEGGYTDYLRAGKPAEEPKPKEKTDKKSWKQKDTRLKFSYKEQREYETIDEDIERLEEKIISVGQQMEENASQYTRLAELTEEKSKLEEQLNEKMERWVYLNDLAEKIESQNS